The genome window TATCCGACATGGCACGTTGAGTTCCTGACTGGGACCTATAGATCTTTTACAGTAGTCGGCTAGGCTGTAGTTATATCAAGCAGGCGTGCATTTAGTCCTACTGACTGTAGCCTAAAAAGCATGAGCTTCTTAAATGAGTGAAGAAATATTAGAAAATAGACCATCTACATGGTCCGACATTATTTAGCTAGATTCCTAATAAATTACCTCCAAATGCGGTTTCCTGTATACATGCATCTCTTGCCCAGAGAGAGCCTATCCCTAGTCGCCTAACGCATGAGGGAAGATGTCAATCTTCACCATTTTAGTGACAAAGTTGCTGGAGCAAATAGATTGTAAAGTGCAAAATAATTGATTGCCAATGCGATTGAACTTCATGCGCAAAAGTATGTTCCAGAAATCATTTCTGCCGGGTTGGTTGAGGCAGCAATATCTATATTTGGGCACGGAAAATAACGTCACAGCGACTGTTGCCAagttagaagaaaaaaaatacgcTTAAGCACGCACAGACGTCAGAGCGCTCTGACGTGGAGTCAACCTTGGCAACAGAGCTATGGAACAATAAATACACAGTGCACGTAGAGGTGTAGACCACTACGTTCCTAATGGCCAAATCTGAGACAATTGTGTAACTGCCCCCTATAGAAAACCATTCACTTTCATAGTCTATATAAAGTGTAATTAGTTATACATTTCAGTGCAAAATTGAtgatttgtctgtgtgtgtgtgtatgtatttttttaataGAAGGTAAGACGTGAATGAATAATTTAATATTTTTATTCGTTCAGTTTATTTTTTACGTTTTTCCAAAGGTTCAGTTCTCTTTGTAGTATAAAAATATTAGAAATTAGAAATTTCACAACATCAAAAAAAAAACTAACGTTTTCATAGAAAACTTTCATACTAGGATAGACCAACCAGACAAGCACATCATGATTGTTAAATATCACACACGTACAAGAAGCTCACATTCCATCAACCAGAAAACAAACAGGGCAAGATAACTATAACTAGGCTCTGAACACTGAAACACAACTTTGTTATCTAGCACCATAAAATCAACAACTATTTTGTAAACCCAAACTATTGTTTTATTAGTTAAACATGCTTTAAAATCAGCTACATAGTTGAAAGAGGCAAGTGATAGCCCATTATAGTCCATACAAAACAAAggtaaacaaatatattttgctTCCTGGTTGTGTGCGTCCAAGTCCATATCTCTGCGATCATTCTGCACAGCCACCAcatactggtactgtacatgaggAAATGTTAAATATGCTCTAGAGGAAATGGTGTTGTGTGGAAGAATGGAAATCAAAAATGTCACccaagtgcactactttagaccagagccctatgggactagtgcattactttagaccagagccctatgggatacCTTATGGACCCTGATCAAAAGCAATGAAATATATATAGGtcatagggtgtcatttgggagacAGCTACGGTTCTCCTGCTCACAGGGCTAGGAGTGTAGGGGAGCTGAGGGACTACGGTTCTCCTGCTCACAGGGCTAGGAGTGTAGGGGAGCTGAGGGACTACGGTTCTCCTGCTCACAGGGCTAGGAGTGTAGGGGAGCTGAGGGACTACGGTTCTCCTGCTCACAGGGCTAGGAGTGTAGGGGAGCTGAGGGACTACGGTTCTCCTGCTCACAGGGCTAGGAGTGTAGGGGAGCTGAGGGACTACGGTTCTCCTGCTCACAGGGCTAGGAGTGTAGGGGAGCTGAGGGACTACGGTTCTCCTGCTCACAGTGCTAGGAGTGTAGGGGAGCTGAGGGACTACGGTTCTCCTGCTCACAGGGCTAGGAGTGTAGGGGAGCTGAGGGACTACGGTTCTCCTGCTCACAGGGCTAGGAGTGTAGGGGAGCTGAGGGACTACGGTTCTCCTGCTCACAGGGCTAGGAGTGTAGGGGAGCTGAGGGACTACGGTTCTCCTGCTCACAGGGCTAGGAGTGTAGGGGAGCTGAGGGACTACGGTTCTCCTGCTCACAGGGCTAGGAGTGTAGGGGAGCTGAGGGAGTCAGAGGATTGATCGTTGCTGCTGCTCCCTTTCTGTTGGGCTACGCCACAGGTAGGCAACGCCTCCGCCTCAGGATAGCTGAAGACGAAGGAAGATGTGTACGTGGTGCAGGATGGGGTGCAGGTGACCACAGGGGTGCACAGGGGCTCAAAGTCATTATTGGCTGTGCTGTAGAGAGGCTCCCAGTCCTGGGTGTACAGGGAGCTGGTCAGATCGACATCGGGCACCGACCGGGCCGTCTCCATCTCCGTcttggagaggagagacagggactCCAGGCAGGCTGTGTCCAGGTCGGCCATCTTGACGTCAGAGACGGAGATGGAGGCGGTGGACAGGAGGGGGCTGCTGGAGAAGATTGAGGCGGAGAGGTTGGAGCTGGCGGTCGACGGAATGGAGGTGAGGGGAGTTGCTGAGCAGACGGAGCTGGAGACCATGCTTTGAGACTGGGGTGGGGACAGCTGGATGGAGACCCCGTAGGAGTGGGAGGGGAAAACAGTGTCCATATCAGAGGGGATCTTGCAGATGGGCTGGTGGGCTGCCAGGATAAACTCCAACTTCTCCTTCTCTTTGAGCAGGTTGGCGATGTCGTTCTGGAGAGCGGACTTCTCATCCTCCAGCTCGTCAGTTTCACCCTGCAGAGTGTCGGTGAGTTCCTTCCTCCTGTTGCGGCATTTAGCTGCTGCCTGCTTGTTCCTCTCTCTACGGAAACTCTTCTTCGCCTCCTCCTCAGGAGAAAgctatagaagaaaaaaaaagagaagaaaatgaaTTCCCCGCTGTCTTTGAATGCAATGTCATCATTAAATCCTACATACATTGTTCTCCATATTCAAAACCAAAGTGACGTAAATGAATCACTATACATTGCTTCTAGATCAGGTCTAAGATCAGTTAAGATATTTACCTGTTCCATTCTGGCTCTGCGCCCAGAGCTGTGGCCCTTGTTCCTCATGGCACTAGTGTAGGTTGGGGGGCTGACACTGTAGGGATGGACTCTGTGAGAAGAGGCCACGGAGGATACGAGCGGCTGGTCCATCCACTGCAGGTCTGGACTGGCAGAGACAGCCGTGACAGTAGGGATGAAGGAGCCACTGGACACTGAAGTCAGGTCTGTGAAGTCCTGTTcgagaaagaggagagaattCAGTCAGTACAGGAGCATTTCTAGCCAGACAGGGTAGAGTACTAGGGTGGGTGGGCGATGCTGCTGAACCAATGCACAGCACCGCAGCATGTCCCTTCATGCATATGAATGAAGCCAGTTAGTCTATTAGAAAGCCATATGGTTTATAAATATCCCTCCTGATGTAAGCTATGACGCAGAACTTTTCTCTGGAGTTTCCTCGCTAAATGAATTACCTATAGGAGTATGTAGTAGTCAGTGTTGCAGAGCAGAACCGAGTCTGATGCTTTATTACGCGTCAACATCTAGGCTACTATAAGGAGACGTCATGCATTGTTATAGCCTAACATGTTATTGGTTTATCTAATAaaattacagtaaaaaaaaaaaaaatgattactGTAATGTTAATACACTATAGTATCAGTACTTGACTTGTACTGAAATAGGTGCTGGTACTCATTGTGTGCGCCGGTACGGTTTATAAATGTATCTGCGGGAGCTCCACAATACCTTCgcgctaatattctataagaagTACAGGAGCTAGCGTTGAGCTCAAACAATATTACATTTGGAGGTGCCAATCCTCGGCTCTGGTGAGCTCCTTCCCAAGTCAAGCGCTGACTAGTAGTACAGCTATCAATGACATTGTAACTAAGGCAATATGCCTTTATTGATCGATCAACGTACCTGAGATTGGGGAGAGCCTATAGTGGAGTAAGATCCCGCAGGAGAGTTGTAGTAAGCCAGGTTGTCGCAAGCTGGAGAAGCGGTACTGCACCGGGAAGAGGAGTCACAATCCGTGTTGAAAGCAGAGTACATCTTCGTTTCTGGAGATCACGAAGAAACTCGGCAAAATCCAAAAGCGTCGGCTAAAGTTGTCAAAGTCAGGTGATCCCTTTTTCAGGTTTGCTGTTGTAGTCTATTTCGTATCTTTGCGTTCTCTTTTTAGCTGCTAAAAGTTTGACTGCCAACTCTGACAGCTCGCAGGGTTTTTATAGTTTTCCACCCGACTGGCGAGGAAATACTCATGACGTAGGCATGGATCGTACCTCCATGATCAGCGCGACATAACAACAGTTTTTAAACATACTAAATACTAATTTTGACACTCGTAACACATTGCGTAGTGTATAATAGTTCAAATATGGGATTTAACGTGCCTTTGTTGTGTGTTTATTGTATAAGATAAAAAAGTTAGAACATCGAAGTTACCATTCCCAAGAAATGGAATGTTCCAAAAGGAGATCCCGTCGACGTAATTTACCTTATATGGTGTATCCTGTTAAATGGGCGTGCCCTGCTTGGAAACACCAAAACTATCCTGAGATCAGCAACAAGTGGCTGACAGTAGCATAACAGCATAACATTATCATGTAACGACaaccagtgttggggaagcttCTCTGAAAAAGATACACTGACTACACCAAACCATAggaacaccttcataatattgagtagttcactacatccaaactactttgtgAAAAAGTATCATATCTAAATCTGcaatgtcatagactacaaattgcaagaacagatcactctggagtcagaCGTTaataacagaatgtgtaatttagcctattaaatACATAAActatgtttcaagtgagaatgaattgcaagttttaatgtcacgtgcacaagtccAGTGAAAGGCCTTTCTTGCCAGCTCTaaatccaacaatgcagtaatcagtaTCAATATAGCACAACAAATAACACACGGTGGAACATAAACACACcagaaataaaaacaagaaatgaGAAGAACACAAGAAATTAAgaagctgtatacagggtcagttcagtaccatattaacaatgtacagggatactggagtgatagaggtagatatgtataggggtaaggtgactatatacagggtcagtaccatattaacaatgtacagggatactggagtgatggaggtagatatgtatagggggaaggagacagggatactggagtgatggaggtagatatgtatagggggaaggagacagggatactggagtgatggaggtagatatgtataggggaaggtgactatatacagggtcagtgtgtgtgtgtgtgtgtgtgtgtgtgtgtgtgtgtgtgtgtgtgtgtgtgtgtgtgtgtgt of Salvelinus namaycush isolate Seneca chromosome 29, SaNama_1.0, whole genome shotgun sequence contains these proteins:
- the LOC120024158 gene encoding proto-oncogene c-Fos-like yields the protein MYSAFNTDCDSSSRCSTASPACDNLAYYNSPAGSYSTIGSPQSQDFTDLTSVSSGSFIPTVTAVSASPDLQWMDQPLVSSVASSHRVHPYSVSPPTYTSAMRNKGHSSGRRARMEQLSPEEEAKKSFRRERNKQAAAKCRNRRKELTDTLQGETDELEDEKSALQNDIANLLKEKEKLEFILAAHQPICKIPSDMDTVFPSHSYGVSIQLSPPQSQSMVSSSVCSATPLTSIPSTASSNLSASIFSSSPLLSTASISVSDVKMADLDTACLESLSLLSKTEMETARSVPDVDLTSSLYTQDWEPLYSTANNDFEPLCTPVVTCTPSCTTYTSSFVFSYPEAEALPTCGVAQQKGSSSNDQSSDSLSSPTLLAL